In Triticum aestivum cultivar Chinese Spring chromosome 5B, IWGSC CS RefSeq v2.1, whole genome shotgun sequence, the following proteins share a genomic window:
- the LOC123112722 gene encoding sister chromatid cohesion 1 protein 3 encodes MFYSHSVLARKSPLGTVWIAAHLERKVNRTQIDGVDVPSYAASIMDPEVPIALRLSGHLLLGLVRIYSWKVNHLFQDCNRMLSAVRTAFASMEAIDLPVDADRAPFEVITLPETFSLDDLSLDDAIRQMDTPDRHRRTSDQITLSGEGYVMITLDEDGGAEFTSPAGRSSGFEPEQLEQETFPPFPEDIISADPPLQGSFSVNPINGHRDTPEILRRATDSASRFEDVIDGGDPMDEDPSPFIEKVTTPPAMHSPLSPVLRTSIPNVPTRISHELVEEDEEPAGDAGLLAPVAFVLEPSPPPQAQGNRRRRRANVQEKRRRPIIDEEIVLPNDYMSNQVDGIELGRLARRRKILPHTAVDVWRFNRISQKDSLFSEPLVQGMCSDLHKAYEGNYPRVSDSDAQPADVVNVRDSDAQPADAVIVRDKDAPTRNADTQEPEPHLTLNSLGNGEATPFDSPPELPRFSPQKDLSPVREEEHTPFETPGRSGTRRSGLGGTGATVPLTHCSSASLGKNTIESHFPFGTDDLDEDLPGFPGLMNTPSMISSAGTSTTGLGSIMSTRTRAAAQYFKGMMSSATSEDQPGKFSLSRILDGRTKKQAASMFFETLALKSYDYIDVHQEEAYGDISVSVRPSLSSAKL; translated from the coding sequence ATGTTCTACTCCCACTCCGTCCTGGCTCGGAAGAGCCCGCTGGGCACGGTGTGGATCGCCGCGCACCTCGAGCGCAAGGTCAACCGGACGCAGATCGACGGCGTCGACGTCCCCTCCTACGCGGCGTCCATAATGGACCCAGAGGTGCCCATCGCCCTCAGGCTGTCGGGGCATCTCCTCCTCGGGCTCGTCCGCATCTACTCGTGGAAGGTGAACCACCTGTTCCAAGATTGCAACCGGATGCTGAGCGCGGTCAGGACCGCCTTCGCCTCCATGGAGGCGATAGATCTGCCGGTTGACGCGGACCGTGCTCCGTTCGAGGTAATCACTCTGCCGGAGACCTTCAGCCTGGATGACTTGAGCCTTGATGATGCGATTCGTCAGATGGATACGCCGGATCGTCATCGGCGGACCTCTGATCAGATCACCTTGTCTGGAGAAGGGTATGTGATGATCACCCTTGACGAGGATGGTGGAGCAGAGTTCACGTCTCCTGCTGGTCGATCTTCAGGATTTGAGCCTGAACAGCTTGAGCAGGAGACGTTCCCTCCGTTTCCTGAGGATATCATTTCTGCAGATCCTCCTCTGCAAGGCAGTTTTTCAGTGAACCCTATCAATGGGCACCGAGATACACCAGAAATATTGCGCCGAGCGACTGACAGTGCGTCAAGGTTTGAAGATGTTATTGATGGCGGTGACCCCATGGATGAAGATCCGTCGCCGTTCATAGAAAAGGTTACCACGCCACCAGCAATGCACTCACCTTTATCCCCTGTGCTTCGGACATCCATTCCCAATGTTCCAACACGTATCAGCCATGAGCTtgttgaagaagatgaagaaccagCAGGTGACGCTGGACTCTTGGCACCTGTAGCATTTGTCCTTGAACCATCTCCACCACCTCAAGCACAAGGTAACAGGCGAAGGAGAAGGGCGAATGTACAGGAGAAGAGGAGAAGGCCTATAATTGATGAGGAAATCGTGCTCCCCAATGATTATATGAGTAATCAAGTTGATGGCATTGAGCTAGGTAGGCTGGCTCGCAGGAGGAAGATACTGCCCCATACAGCAGTGGATGTGTGGAGGTTCAACAGGATAAGCCAAAAGGACAGCCTTTTTTCTGAACCTCTGGTGCAAGGAATGTGTAGCGATCTTCATAAAGCTTATGAGGGGAACTACCCTCGTGTGAGTGACTCTGATGCTCAGCCTGCCGATGTTGTGAATGTTCGTGACTCTGATGCTCAGCCTGCCGATGCTGTGATTGTTCGTGACAAGGATGCACCTACAAGAAATGCAGATACACAGGAGCCTGAACCTCACCTCACCTTGAATTCTCTAGGAAATGGAGAGGCAACACCATTTGATTCACCACCTGAGCTCCCTCGCTTCTCTCCACAAAAGGATCTATCTCCAGTAAGAGAAGAAGAACACACCCCTTTTGAAACCCCTGGTCGAAGTGGAACCCGGCGGTCTGGACTTGGAGGAACTGGTGCTACTGTACCACTAACACATTGCAGTTCTGCATCACTTGGAAAAAATACTATTGAATCTCATTTCCCATTCGGTACTGACGATCTTGATGAAGATCTACCGGGGTTTCCTGGGCTCATGAATACCCCTAGCATGATATCCAGTGCGGGTACCAGCACCACAGGATTAGGCAGCATCATGTCTACCAGGACAAGGGCTGCCGCCCAGTACTTCAAAGGTATGATGTCTTCAGCCACGTCAGAAGACCAGCCAGGGAAATTCAGTTTAAGCAGAATCTTGGACGGGAGGACAAAGAAGCAAGCTGCAAGCATGTTCTTTGAAACATTGGCCCTGAAGAGCTATGATTATATCGATGTCCATCAGGAAGAAGCGTATGGCGATATTTCAGTTTCGGTTAGACCGTCACTCTCGAGCGCTAAACTTTGA